From one Methylomonas paludis genomic stretch:
- a CDS encoding putative porin, with product MKTVSKTLLLLAAGTWLANANAEQAEEILKVKKSTFVNLVDLLVQRGVINQQEASGLVTAAQQEAASTEDASQSPQAANAKPGLAPEAAGVEGVDAAGQPKNALKSKHVSYIPEFVKKEIRDQVRAELKSEVVQEVKQDAKSEGWGVPGALPEWVSAIHPTFDARVRFQNNFFDNNNAPAYNYLNINAFGLNSNNGQGLTTAISRSPNGPNYGYLNNTKNQLLIRERLRLGFEANIADGLKAGVRFATSNIYNPVSNDQTLGNTGQSYQFAIDRSYLQYDYLDSNKTSWFSLYGGRIINPFLSTDVVFDPDLSFEGVAGSFRFHMNENDPVVRGYKAANPTGRVGINQGQQTPDSVFLTLGVFPIQSVNFASTSKWLYAGQLGADWLVFGGSRFNIAGSYYDFENISGRYNSATGTGHEFDWTAPQFMQRGNSMVAITDINSAHGTVCTDSVGCLFGLASGFKIFNATAVYDYTYSGQTHVLLTADYANNLGFNQQQIYAQFHKNIAPRTSAFQVRLDVGRQQIMRFGDWNMNFAYRYIQRDAVLDAFTDSQFHNGGTDAKGWVVGTQYGLAKNTWVNMQWYSTEAIDGPKYTVDTLNLDVNARF from the coding sequence ATGAAAACTGTAAGTAAAACTCTGCTGTTGCTGGCCGCCGGCACCTGGTTGGCAAATGCTAACGCTGAGCAGGCCGAGGAAATTCTCAAAGTCAAAAAATCGACTTTTGTTAATCTGGTTGATCTGCTGGTGCAGCGCGGCGTGATTAATCAACAAGAAGCTTCCGGCTTGGTGACTGCGGCTCAACAGGAGGCGGCCAGCACGGAGGACGCCAGCCAGTCGCCGCAAGCAGCCAATGCTAAACCGGGTTTGGCGCCTGAGGCTGCTGGTGTTGAAGGAGTTGACGCGGCTGGGCAGCCTAAAAATGCTCTAAAAAGCAAGCACGTCAGTTATATACCTGAGTTTGTAAAAAAAGAGATTCGCGATCAGGTTCGAGCCGAGCTGAAAAGTGAAGTTGTGCAGGAGGTTAAACAGGACGCCAAATCTGAAGGTTGGGGCGTACCGGGCGCATTACCGGAATGGGTGTCTGCAATTCATCCCACCTTTGATGCCAGAGTGCGTTTCCAAAACAATTTTTTTGACAACAATAATGCTCCGGCCTATAACTATCTGAATATTAATGCATTTGGCTTGAATAGCAATAATGGTCAGGGTTTGACTACGGCTATCAGTCGTTCGCCTAATGGGCCTAATTACGGTTATCTGAACAATACTAAAAATCAGTTACTGATTCGGGAACGCTTACGGCTGGGTTTTGAGGCCAATATCGCGGATGGTCTGAAAGCTGGAGTACGGTTTGCCACCAGTAATATTTATAACCCGGTATCTAACGACCAGACTTTGGGTAATACCGGTCAGTCTTATCAGTTTGCAATTGACCGTTCCTATTTACAATACGATTATCTGGATAGCAATAAAACCAGCTGGTTCAGTTTGTACGGTGGCCGGATTATTAACCCATTTTTATCCACTGATGTGGTGTTTGACCCCGATTTGAGTTTTGAAGGGGTGGCAGGCAGTTTCCGTTTCCATATGAACGAAAACGATCCGGTGGTGCGTGGCTATAAAGCTGCCAATCCAACAGGTAGGGTAGGGATTAATCAGGGTCAGCAAACCCCGGACAGCGTATTTTTGACTTTGGGTGTATTCCCGATTCAAAGCGTGAATTTTGCCAGTACCTCCAAATGGTTGTACGCAGGTCAGCTGGGTGCGGATTGGTTGGTGTTTGGTGGTTCGCGTTTCAATATTGCCGGTTCCTATTACGATTTTGAAAATATTAGCGGTCGTTACAATTCGGCAACCGGGACTGGCCATGAGTTTGACTGGACGGCACCACAGTTTATGCAACGCGGTAACTCTATGGTGGCGATTACCGATATCAACTCGGCACATGGTACGGTTTGTACCGATTCGGTAGGCTGTTTGTTTGGTCTGGCTTCCGGCTTCAAGATTTTTAATGCCACGGCTGTTTACGATTATACCTATAGTGGTCAAACCCATGTACTGCTCACCGCAGATTATGCCAACAACCTGGGCTTTAATCAGCAGCAGATTTATGCACAATTCCATAAAAATATTGCGCCTAGAACCTCAGCGTTTCAGGTACGGCTGGATGTAGGTCGTCAGCAGATTATGCGCTTTGGCGACTGGAATATGAATTTTGCTTACCGGTATATTCAGCGCGATGCAGTGCTGGATGCCTTTACTGATTCGCAGTTCCATAATGGCGGTACTGATGCCAAAGGTTGGGTTGTGGGTACTCAATATGGCTTGGCCAAGAATACTTGGGTGAATATGCAATGGTATAGCACTGAGGCTATTGATGGGCCAAAGTATACGGTTGATACCTTGAATCTCGATGTGAATGCGCGTTTCTGA
- a CDS encoding DUF2341 domain-containing protein has product MKKRYYLTGLVALLFPLIALAWWNDEWSSRRQISVDAAATGADIQETLTDFPVLIRLHAGNFGYFAELAENGRDVRFLQDDKTPLHYQVEQVDALSEIGLVWVRLPQVRGGVDTDNFWLYYGNNNAPDGSDGKNLYDTAQSLVFHFKEGESLPLDTTAYLSHAVDSKAQILPAGWIGAAAQFNGSGAITVNPAPQLAITPEKGWTFSTWIKIDQPQTAANVLSAVDGENRLTLTLQGTALSAGLGATVTPAANLTPGRWQYVALTARADKLELFVDGLSVGSAPLSLPALNPLIHIGDNFTGLLDEVQIAATVRSNDWIKLAFRSQSPDFSVLNFGEDESNASSDSHFLVIVQNVTIDGWVVIGLTLLMLVVAIIVMVTKTLVINRITKDNKLFLEKYRQLDPSKLGELDQDETPDEQELADSDLLTALVGKHDHFQSSTLYHIYHTVIHELKNLQGDADSAVSAEAWNYLHVKLDSQIVLESQRLNKNMVLLTIAIAGGPFLGLLGTVVGVMITFAAIAATGDVNINSIAPGIAAALLATVAGLAVAIPALFAYNYLLTQIKDITASMRVFSDEFLALLSMRTASRSRGN; this is encoded by the coding sequence ATGAAAAAAAGATATTACCTGACCGGGTTGGTGGCGTTGTTGTTTCCTTTAATAGCGCTGGCCTGGTGGAATGATGAATGGAGTTCCCGGCGGCAGATCAGTGTGGATGCAGCTGCCACTGGCGCCGACATTCAGGAGACCTTAACTGATTTTCCGGTGTTGATCAGATTGCATGCTGGTAATTTTGGGTATTTTGCCGAACTGGCCGAGAATGGCCGTGATGTGCGGTTTTTGCAGGACGATAAAACCCCCTTGCATTATCAGGTCGAGCAGGTGGATGCGCTGAGTGAAATCGGTTTGGTCTGGGTACGCTTACCACAGGTGCGGGGTGGGGTGGATACCGATAATTTCTGGTTATATTACGGCAATAATAATGCGCCGGATGGTTCAGACGGTAAAAATTTATACGATACCGCTCAAAGTCTGGTGTTTCACTTTAAGGAAGGCGAGTCTCTGCCTTTAGACACCACGGCTTATTTAAGCCATGCGGTGGATTCCAAAGCGCAGATTTTGCCGGCCGGCTGGATAGGGGCGGCGGCTCAGTTTAATGGCAGTGGCGCAATTACCGTCAATCCTGCTCCACAATTGGCGATTACCCCGGAAAAAGGCTGGACCTTTTCCACCTGGATCAAGATTGATCAACCCCAAACTGCTGCCAATGTACTGTCTGCAGTGGATGGTGAAAACCGTTTGACCTTAACGCTGCAGGGCACTGCACTGAGTGCCGGTTTGGGCGCAACCGTCACTCCGGCGGCCAACCTGACCCCAGGACGCTGGCAATATGTGGCCTTAACCGCGCGGGCGGACAAATTAGAGTTGTTTGTTGATGGCCTATCGGTAGGCAGTGCGCCGCTGAGTTTGCCGGCCTTGAATCCGCTGATCCATATTGGTGATAATTTCACCGGTTTGCTGGATGAGGTGCAGATTGCTGCCACGGTGCGCAGCAACGATTGGATCAAGCTAGCGTTTCGCAGTCAAAGCCCGGATTTTTCGGTGCTGAATTTTGGTGAAGATGAGTCTAACGCCAGCAGCGATAGCCATTTCCTGGTGATAGTCCAAAACGTGACAATCGACGGCTGGGTGGTCATCGGTTTGACTCTGCTGATGCTGGTGGTGGCGATTATCGTCATGGTGACCAAAACCCTGGTCATTAACCGGATTACCAAGGATAACAAGCTGTTTCTGGAAAAATACCGGCAACTGGATCCCAGTAAGCTGGGTGAGCTGGATCAGGATGAGACCCCTGATGAGCAGGAACTGGCAGACTCTGATTTGCTGACGGCTCTGGTGGGCAAGCATGACCATTTCCAAAGTTCTACTCTGTATCATATTTATCATACGGTTATCCATGAGCTGAAAAACCTGCAGGGCGATGCCGATAGTGCGGTGTCTGCCGAAGCCTGGAATTATCTGCATGTCAAACTCGATTCCCAAATTGTGCTGGAAAGTCAGCGTCTGAATAAAAATATGGTGCTGTTGACTATTGCCATTGCCGGGGGGCCGTTTCTTGGCCTGCTGGGTACGGTAGTAGGGGTTATGATTACCTTTGCCGCGATTGCCGCAACCGGCGACGTCAATATCAACTCGATTGCGCCGGGTATTGCTGCGGCTTTGCTGGCGACAGTGGCGGGTCTGGCCGTAGCGATTCCGGCACTGTTTGCCTATAACTATCTGTTGACCCAAATCAAAGATATTACCGCCAGTATGCGGGTATTTTCCGATGAATTTCTGGCTTTACTGTCGATGCGCACGGCATCGCGCTCACGTGGAAATTAG
- a CDS encoding ShlB/FhaC/HecB family hemolysin secretion/activation protein produces MKLKCLPAALALLCLNHTPAMAADNAVPPAAPAAAANPVFDVLDFQIDGNTVLDDETLERTVYPFLGPEKTVDDVEKARVALEEAYRKAGYPTVVVAIPEQDINAEGRVQINVLEGRIETQHITGARYYALGKIRESVPALAEGVVPHMPTVQNQMTTLAQQAPDRTVTPVFRAGSTPGQMEVELKVKDAVPLHGSVEMNSRNTSNTSYTRLIGSLRYDNLWQKYHSASVQYQLAPEVSNQLDVWSGTYVLPTGFFDTRLALYGINISSNTQLGASVGGTTVVGTGSIIGARLVKPLFSEGGVTHSLTAGLDYKDFDQAVNLLGQDTGKTKIQYTRFVTGFDGSWRDEVSTTTLNLTANYGLRILGNDPNEFNIKRTGATPDFFYLTGDFRHQHVLPLDFRLQTRAQGQGSMSRLISNEQFSAGGPLSVRGYHQTQVLADQGVNLSIELHSPKLLAKDWESAQNLRVLTFFDWANLWTMAPIAPTSSTTHLASTGVGLRTQWFKHLLGEFDWSYPIYQQGSPTSSGHVLVGQQRVDFRVVYEF; encoded by the coding sequence ATGAAGTTGAAGTGTTTGCCGGCTGCCTTGGCATTACTCTGCTTGAATCATACCCCGGCTATGGCTGCTGATAATGCGGTACCACCTGCTGCACCGGCCGCTGCCGCAAACCCGGTGTTTGATGTGCTGGATTTTCAGATAGACGGTAATACCGTACTGGATGATGAAACCCTGGAACGTACGGTATATCCATTTTTAGGTCCGGAAAAAACCGTTGATGATGTCGAGAAAGCACGGGTGGCGTTGGAAGAAGCCTATCGTAAAGCCGGTTATCCTACAGTAGTGGTAGCGATTCCAGAGCAGGATATCAATGCTGAGGGCAGGGTACAGATCAATGTGCTGGAAGGCCGCATTGAGACTCAGCATATTACCGGTGCCCGCTATTATGCACTGGGTAAAATCCGTGAGTCGGTGCCGGCTTTGGCTGAAGGTGTGGTGCCGCATATGCCGACCGTACAAAATCAAATGACCACTTTAGCTCAGCAGGCTCCTGATCGCACTGTCACTCCGGTATTCCGGGCCGGATCTACGCCGGGCCAGATGGAGGTAGAACTCAAAGTTAAGGATGCTGTGCCTTTACATGGTAGTGTGGAGATGAACAGCCGCAATACCAGCAATACTTCTTACACCCGCTTAATAGGTTCGTTACGTTATGATAATCTTTGGCAAAAATATCATAGCGCCTCAGTGCAATATCAGCTCGCACCCGAGGTCAGCAATCAATTAGATGTCTGGTCTGGTACTTATGTTTTGCCCACCGGTTTTTTTGACACCCGATTGGCTTTATACGGCATTAACATTAGTTCCAATACCCAGTTAGGTGCCAGTGTTGGCGGCACCACTGTGGTTGGTACTGGTTCGATTATCGGCGCCAGACTGGTTAAGCCATTGTTTAGTGAAGGTGGTGTTACTCATTCTTTGACAGCGGGTCTTGATTATAAGGATTTCGATCAGGCTGTGAATTTATTGGGTCAGGATACCGGTAAGACCAAAATTCAATATACCCGTTTTGTCACCGGATTTGACGGCAGTTGGCGAGACGAGGTTTCCACAACGACATTGAATCTGACCGCTAATTATGGCTTGCGGATATTGGGTAACGATCCCAATGAATTCAATATAAAGCGTACCGGCGCTACACCTGACTTTTTCTATCTGACCGGTGATTTTCGCCATCAACATGTGTTGCCGCTGGATTTCCGGCTGCAGACCCGCGCTCAGGGCCAGGGTAGTATGTCGCGTCTGATCAGTAATGAACAGTTCTCGGCTGGTGGTCCGTTGAGTGTACGTGGTTATCATCAAACTCAGGTGTTGGCTGATCAGGGTGTCAATCTGTCGATCGAACTGCATAGTCCCAAGCTGTTGGCCAAAGACTGGGAGTCTGCTCAGAACTTACGTGTGCTGACATTCTTTGACTGGGCAAATTTGTGGACCATGGCCCCGATTGCCCCCACATCATCCACCACCCATCTGGCATCTACCGGGGTAGGTTTGCGTACCCAGTGGTTTAAACATCTGCTGGGCGAGTTTGATTGGAGTTATCCTATTTACCAGCAAGGCAGCCCAACATCATCGGGCCATGTATTGGTTGGCCAGCAACGGGTGGATTTCCGTGTAGTGTATGAGTTCTAA
- a CDS encoding DNA-binding protein, whose protein sequence is MIDHDIASEARTRVFETATAIYEGNGKSKLPTVDQVRRSARVDMNAASALMREWRRNLLGEVKTVTVSIPEGLNSASTNLISELWCKAQALANEAIRAAESAWHVERAEMEFMREELATAYELQETEVERLVTANHDLENQIQLLLEKHEHFADAEKIAQESLILEIENLKNDRKDLLSMLSNSKDEAANRTKIIADIEQELKQCREDGDQARLETAKLSGKIEGMKQSIANLNDELQNKNKINEDIELELKQCRAERDQTRLETANLAGKIEGMQQAMEQLDVKMLANTINALPLHNVNDEPKAKKSPKKLIVKQTKDVGERPG, encoded by the coding sequence ATGATTGACCATGACATTGCCAGCGAAGCCCGAACACGGGTTTTTGAAACAGCAACTGCAATTTATGAGGGGAACGGAAAATCAAAGCTTCCTACGGTTGACCAGGTGCGCCGATCTGCGCGAGTGGATATGAATGCGGCAAGTGCGTTAATGAGGGAATGGCGCCGCAATCTGCTTGGCGAGGTGAAAACAGTGACAGTATCAATTCCGGAAGGATTGAATAGTGCGTCTACAAATTTGATTAGTGAGCTATGGTGTAAAGCCCAGGCGCTAGCCAACGAGGCTATAAGAGCGGCAGAAAGCGCTTGGCATGTTGAAAGAGCTGAAATGGAATTCATGCGCGAGGAACTAGCGACCGCCTATGAGCTGCAGGAAACCGAAGTTGAACGATTGGTAACCGCTAATCATGATTTAGAAAACCAAATTCAGCTGCTACTCGAAAAACATGAACATTTTGCAGATGCTGAAAAAATAGCACAAGAAAGTCTGATTTTGGAAATTGAGAACTTAAAGAATGATCGAAAGGATTTATTGAGCATGTTATCGAATTCAAAAGATGAGGCAGCCAATAGAACTAAAATAATTGCCGATATCGAACAGGAATTAAAACAATGCCGGGAAGATGGAGATCAGGCGAGACTAGAAACCGCTAAGCTAAGCGGAAAAATTGAGGGAATGAAGCAATCTATTGCGAATTTAAACGATGAATTACAAAATAAAAATAAAATCAATGAGGATATTGAGCTGGAACTGAAACAATGCCGGGCAGAAAGAGATCAGACCAGACTAGAAACCGCTAATCTAGCCGGGAAAATCGAGGGCATGCAGCAAGCTATGGAACAACTAGATGTTAAGATGCTGGCAAATACTATAAACGCCCTACCCTTACATAATGTTAACGATGAACCGAAGGCCAAAAAAAGCCCGAAAAAACTAATAGTGAAACAGACGAAGGACGTGGGCGAAAGACCGGGATGA
- a CDS encoding TonB C-terminal domain-containing protein, with protein sequence MRNKYAWLRRLPVLLGIAAALLVFVAVYLLKDFFHKGPQTKKVVQQITMIQPPPPPPPPPEQKPPEPEVKEEKIEEPQPEQEPEPTPEQADEPPAAELGLDAEGAAGSDAFGLAAHKGGRSILGGGGGNSIIWYGGQVKRQLEDSLQDLLADTPAAKSSYTVEIDVWVDAEGHFQRSELSSGSGKADVDQAIRAALPRIKASIGKLPPENMPQPIRIRLTARI encoded by the coding sequence ATGAGAAATAAGTATGCGTGGTTGCGCCGGTTGCCGGTGCTGCTGGGAATTGCGGCTGCATTGTTGGTGTTTGTGGCAGTGTATTTATTGAAAGATTTTTTTCATAAAGGGCCGCAAACCAAAAAAGTGGTGCAGCAGATTACCATGATCCAGCCGCCGCCTCCGCCACCGCCGCCGCCTGAACAGAAGCCGCCTGAGCCGGAAGTGAAGGAAGAAAAGATAGAAGAACCTCAGCCTGAGCAGGAACCGGAGCCCACCCCGGAACAAGCGGATGAGCCGCCGGCGGCCGAACTGGGGCTGGATGCCGAAGGTGCCGCCGGTTCCGATGCTTTTGGTTTGGCTGCGCACAAGGGTGGCCGTTCCATTTTAGGTGGCGGCGGCGGTAATTCAATCATTTGGTACGGCGGTCAGGTTAAGCGGCAGCTTGAAGACAGTTTGCAGGATTTGCTAGCCGATACGCCGGCAGCCAAATCCAGTTATACCGTGGAAATTGATGTCTGGGTGGATGCAGAAGGGCATTTTCAACGCAGTGAGTTATCGTCCGGTAGCGGTAAGGCCGATGTCGATCAGGCTATCCGTGCGGCATTACCCAGGATCAAGGCCAGTATCGGTAAGCTGCCGCCTGAAAATATGCCGCAGCCGATCAGGATACGTTTAACGGCGCGGATTTAA
- a CDS encoding ExbD/TolR family protein: MKVESEEKVYDDINITPMLDVAYVLLLIFIIMTTATVQGITVNLPKASSTPSLSKPKTKAISITPDGTIYLDTYPVSVQELETRLAQFKAAVPDLPVVVKADASVQYQKVIDVLDVVTRLQISQLGLVTQKLVK, encoded by the coding sequence ATGAAAGTCGAGTCGGAAGAGAAGGTTTACGATGATATCAATATCACCCCAATGCTGGATGTGGCCTATGTACTGCTGCTGATTTTTATCATTATGACCACTGCCACAGTACAGGGTATTACCGTTAATTTACCTAAGGCCAGCAGTACGCCATCTTTATCCAAGCCTAAAACCAAAGCGATTTCAATCACACCGGATGGCACCATTTATCTGGATACCTATCCGGTTTCGGTTCAGGAGTTGGAAACCCGGTTGGCGCAGTTTAAGGCGGCAGTTCCGGATTTGCCGGTGGTGGTCAAGGCGGATGCCAGTGTCCAATATCAGAAAGTGATAGATGTGTTGGATGTGGTAACGCGTTTACAGATCAGTCAGTTGGGTCTGGTTACCCAGAAATTGGTGAAGTAG